A region of Calditrichota bacterium DNA encodes the following proteins:
- a CDS encoding tetratricopeptide repeat protein: MTTPSHIAQDIIRELEPILARHPDSMRFARLADAYIAIGRPDKAVELCEQGLKHHPRYVTGRLVLAKAFLAQHEHTKALHALKSLLDLDPRHPLGWKCYGDLQKSLGKEEAAERSYSELLAIDPLNEDVRAMLTALRQQRLAPPAEEAPSPPPSVAGEAVAEPAVSEAVEDRFSYILDDIFSEEEGAAPTIEDEEQAPGPTADLRDIFWPEPEPGPVEATEAPAPPPPQVEEEAEPLAEELFEAEEEVPPPPPQPEVPKPVAEPTEETPKTEEERIVTPTLGEIYAAQGQYAKAISVFTILARKHPDNPRFRQRIEELQRKLEEATGREQEEAS; encoded by the coding sequence ATGACGACACCTTCGCACATTGCGCAAGACATCATTCGCGAGCTGGAGCCGATTCTCGCCCGCCATCCGGATTCAATGCGCTTTGCCCGGCTGGCGGATGCCTACATTGCCATAGGCCGGCCCGACAAAGCGGTGGAACTTTGCGAACAAGGGCTGAAGCATCATCCGCGCTACGTGACTGGCAGGCTGGTACTGGCCAAGGCTTTCCTGGCGCAGCATGAGCATACCAAGGCCCTTCACGCCTTAAAGTCGCTCCTGGACCTGGACCCGCGCCATCCCTTGGGCTGGAAGTGCTACGGCGACCTGCAGAAGAGTTTGGGAAAGGAAGAAGCCGCCGAGCGCAGCTACAGTGAACTGCTGGCCATAGACCCGCTGAACGAGGACGTGCGCGCCATGCTGACCGCCTTGCGCCAGCAGCGGTTGGCGCCTCCGGCTGAAGAGGCTCCCTCTCCACCTCCGTCTGTTGCAGGAGAGGCTGTGGCAGAGCCCGCCGTCTCTGAAGCTGTGGAGGACCGCTTCTCTTACATTTTGGACGACATCTTTAGCGAGGAGGAAGGCGCGGCACCAACCATAGAAGACGAAGAGCAGGCTCCTGGGCCAACTGCGGACTTACGGGATATCTTCTGGCCGGAGCCTGAGCCAGGACCAGTGGAGGCAACTGAGGCTCCTGCTCCGCCTCCGCCTCAGGTCGAAGAAGAAGCGGAACCACTGGCCGAGGAACTATTCGAGGCCGAAGAGGAGGTCCCTCCGCCGCCACCGCAGCCTGAGGTGCCGAAGCCCGTGGCGGAGCCCACGGAGGAGACCCCGAAAACAGAGGAGGAGCGCATCGTCACACCGACTCTGGGGGAGATCTACGCTGCGCAAGGGCAGTACGCAAAGGCTATCAGCGTGTTCACGATCCTGGCACGTAAGCACCCGGACAACCCCCGTTTCCGGCAGCGGATCGAAGAGCTCCAGCGCAAATTGGAAGAAGCTACCGGCAGGGAGCAAGAAGAAGCGTCGTAA
- a CDS encoding glycosyltransferase family 4 protein, protein MARILMLLPQPFFEPRGTSFSSLHRLRTLADMGHQVDLLTYPFGRDISHRNVRIVRIPRLPFIRGARVGPSREKLLLDMVWMIPFSVRMVLRRRYDLIHTHEEACFWGAVLARWRGIPHLYDMHSSLPQQLLNFKFTTSGLALGLFRWAEKKTLRNADGVIAICPELAAHARSIAPRTPITVIENVLELEPPPGDRPLTPEALCDRYHLHGRKVVLYTGTFEPYQGIDLLIRAASEVIRQEPKATFLLVGGRPDQVAYYRHLAEEQGVADYCVFAGAVAPERIKDFCGVADVLVSPRFEGTNTPLKIYSYLRSGVPIVATDHITHTQVLSRQVAVLTGIEPSALAQGIVRVLTDPALARRLVIAAQRLAEERYSPAVYRAKLRALVEQVIDRRPRQQQENTRP, encoded by the coding sequence GTGGCGAGAATCCTGATGCTTTTGCCCCAGCCCTTTTTTGAACCACGGGGGACCTCCTTTAGCTCTCTGCATCGACTGCGCACCTTGGCGGATATGGGGCACCAGGTTGACCTTCTCACCTATCCTTTTGGGCGCGACATCTCCCACCGCAACGTGCGCATCGTGCGCATCCCGCGGCTGCCGTTCATTCGGGGGGCGCGCGTGGGGCCCTCCCGCGAGAAGCTGCTCCTGGACATGGTGTGGATGATCCCGTTCTCTGTGCGGATGGTGTTGCGCAGGCGCTATGACCTCATCCACACTCACGAGGAGGCCTGTTTTTGGGGCGCGGTGCTGGCACGCTGGCGGGGCATTCCCCACCTGTACGACATGCACTCCAGCCTGCCCCAGCAATTGCTCAATTTCAAATTCACCACCTCTGGGCTGGCCTTGGGCCTGTTCCGCTGGGCGGAGAAGAAGACCCTGCGCAATGCGGACGGCGTGATTGCCATCTGTCCGGAGTTGGCGGCCCACGCCAGGAGCATCGCCCCGCGCACGCCGATCACGGTCATTGAAAACGTGCTGGAGCTTGAACCACCCCCGGGTGATCGCCCCCTCACCCCCGAGGCTCTCTGCGACCGATACCACCTGCATGGCCGAAAGGTGGTGCTCTACACCGGCACGTTCGAGCCCTACCAGGGCATCGACCTCCTCATTCGCGCCGCCTCCGAGGTAATCAGACAAGAGCCAAAGGCGACCTTCTTGCTAGTGGGGGGGAGGCCTGACCAGGTAGCGTACTATCGGCATTTGGCCGAGGAGCAGGGGGTTGCCGACTACTGCGTCTTCGCGGGGGCGGTGGCACCGGAGCGGATCAAGGACTTTTGCGGAGTAGCTGACGTGCTGGTGAGTCCTCGATTTGAGGGCACCAATACGCCGCTGAAAATCTACTCATATCTCCGCTCTGGGGTGCCCATCGTGGCCACCGATCACATCACGCACACGCAGGTGCTGAGCCGCCAGGTGGCCGTGCTCACGGGAATCGAGCCCTCCGCCTTGGCGCAAGGGATTGTGCGCGTCCTCACTGACCCTGCGCTGGCACGGCGGCTGGTGATCGCCGCCCAACGGCTGGCTGAGGAGAGATACAGCCCCGCAGTTTACCGCGCCAAGCTCCGCGCGCTAGTGGAGCAGGTCATCGACAGACGCCCGAGGCAGCAGCAGGAAAACACTCGCCCATGA